In one window of Paracoccus saliphilus DNA:
- a CDS encoding beta-1,6-N-acetylglucosaminyltransferase: MTDGGKLGVVLLCHANLPMAARMARIWADGGAKVVIHIDAKVPAAKAAEMKRNLSDLPDILYSQRVRCNWGRFSLIAATQHAAGQLLEAYPECTHVYLASGSCLPLRSVSDLTAFLAANPGRDYIESVDTNEVGWVIGGLNEERFTLYFPIDWRKHRKLFDRCVAIQRKLGVRRKLPRGLTPHLGSQWWCLTARTLRAILNDPRRREYDRFFRRCWIPDESYFQTLARRHSSDIESRSLTFARFDHRGRPYLAYDDHLHALEEANCFVARKIWPGAARLLEYFPRPAGPEPDLTPPQPANIERMIARTLSRRILGRPGLYMQSRFPRKDAENGKTAAPYAVFQGMTDIFPGFEDWLREHMPGDVHGHLLGPEMVEFAGRPEIGPGALSSSAVVRDYDPQRFLTALIRVTERMQVFQFSPRDNQELNWFMATDPNAYLVVVTGAWNLPLLDMDMPFDDVRRITAMLQRTEMEQLQVLNSVWVKARVQLWEFNDFIARPQAILDKVLSQIDPDAKPVTELPPMRDIAGLPEHLQRLRNSGLHPHLTGDQPITKASHILARNNI; encoded by the coding sequence ATGACCGACGGGGGGAAGCTGGGCGTGGTGCTTCTATGCCACGCGAATCTGCCGATGGCCGCACGGATGGCGCGGATCTGGGCCGATGGTGGGGCGAAGGTCGTGATCCATATCGATGCCAAGGTTCCCGCCGCCAAGGCTGCCGAAATGAAGCGCAACCTGTCGGACCTGCCGGACATCCTGTATTCGCAGCGGGTACGTTGCAATTGGGGCCGGTTCAGCCTGATCGCGGCGACGCAACACGCTGCCGGCCAGCTGCTCGAGGCATATCCCGAGTGCACGCATGTCTATCTGGCCTCGGGGTCTTGTCTGCCATTGCGCTCGGTCTCCGACTTGACCGCCTTCCTGGCTGCGAATCCCGGGCGTGACTACATCGAAAGCGTTGATACGAATGAAGTTGGTTGGGTCATCGGCGGTCTGAACGAAGAGCGTTTCACCCTCTATTTCCCGATCGATTGGCGTAAACACCGGAAGCTGTTCGATCGCTGCGTCGCAATACAACGCAAATTAGGTGTCAGGCGTAAATTGCCTCGGGGATTGACGCCGCATCTAGGGTCGCAGTGGTGGTGTCTTACGGCAAGGACCTTGCGCGCGATTCTCAACGATCCGCGCCGCAGGGAGTATGATCGCTTCTTTCGCCGCTGCTGGATTCCGGATGAAAGCTATTTCCAGACATTGGCACGACGCCATTCGAGCGACATTGAAAGCCGTTCGCTGACATTCGCGAGGTTCGACCATCGGGGGCGGCCTTATCTGGCCTATGACGACCATTTGCACGCATTGGAGGAAGCCAATTGTTTCGTCGCCCGAAAGATCTGGCCGGGTGCGGCACGATTGCTTGAATATTTTCCAAGACCAGCAGGTCCAGAACCCGACCTGACACCGCCGCAGCCTGCCAATATCGAGAGAATGATCGCGCGTACTCTGAGCAGACGCATTCTGGGGAGACCGGGGCTTTATATGCAGAGCCGTTTTCCCCGCAAGGATGCGGAAAACGGCAAAACCGCTGCCCCATATGCGGTATTTCAGGGGATGACTGACATATTCCCGGGTTTCGAGGATTGGTTGCGCGAACATATGCCGGGCGATGTTCATGGGCACCTTCTTGGGCCGGAAATGGTAGAGTTTGCTGGCCGTCCCGAAATCGGACCCGGTGCGCTTTCGTCCAGTGCGGTTGTTCGTGATTACGATCCGCAGCGTTTCCTGACCGCGCTGATCCGCGTGACCGAGCGCATGCAGGTATTTCAGTTCAGCCCGCGCGACAACCAAGAGCTGAACTGGTTCATGGCAACGGATCCAAACGCGTATCTGGTTGTCGTCACCGGGGCGTGGAATTTGCCCCTGTTGGATATGGATATGCCGTTCGACGATGTTCGTCGTATTACCGCTATGCTGCAACGCACTGAAATGGAGCAGTTGCAGGTGCTGAATTCAGTCTGGGTAAAGGCGCGTGTGCAACTCTGGGAATTCAACGATTTCATTGCCCGACCGCAGGCGATACTGGATAAGGTGTTGAGTCAGATCGATCCGGATGCCAAGCCGGTGACGGAACTGCCCCCAATGCGCGATATAGCTGGATTACCGGAACATCTGCAGCGTCTGCGCAATTCCGGCCTGCATCCTCATCTGACCGGCGATCAGCCGATCACGAAAGCGTCCCATATACTGGCGAGGAACAATATTTGA